In the genome of Staphylococcus durrellii, one region contains:
- a CDS encoding YtxH domain-containing protein has product MAKLFKAVIGIGGALAAVVLSNKDNREKLKKEYNKYKSNPESYKQNAKEFASQISGKASETFNEVKEDPKGYANKVKEDPKGFLNEQKAHFKGEKGETSEEIQEGRFDDEGPSNPNNNLRVVTEEELKNNKNK; this is encoded by the coding sequence ATGGCAAAATTATTTAAAGCAGTTATAGGAATCGGTGGAGCTTTAGCAGCTGTCGTATTATCTAATAAAGATAATAGAGAAAAGCTAAAAAAAGAATATAATAAATATAAGTCTAATCCTGAATCATATAAGCAAAACGCAAAAGAATTTGCTAGCCAAATAAGTGGTAAAGCTAGTGAAACTTTCAATGAAGTGAAAGAAGATCCGAAAGGCTATGCTAATAAGGTAAAAGAAGATCCAAAAGGATTTTTAAATGAACAAAAAGCGCACTTTAAAGGTGAAAAAGGTGAAACTTCAGAAGAAATTCAAGAAGGACGTTTTGATGATGAAGGCCCAAGTAACCCAAATAATAACTTACGCGTAGTAACTGAAGAAGAATTGAAAAACAATAAAAATAAATAA
- a CDS encoding rhodanese-like domain-containing protein codes for MESITVDELKEKIVDSNPINIVDVRTKEETAMGVIPGAKTIPMNEIPSNLGYFNENETYYLVCKAGMRSERAGHYLEENGVNVVNVEGGMDAWGDEGLEVDSI; via the coding sequence ATGGAGTCTATTACAGTAGATGAATTAAAAGAAAAAATTGTCGATTCTAACCCAATTAATATTGTTGATGTAAGAACTAAGGAAGAAACGGCGATGGGAGTAATTCCAGGTGCTAAAACGATACCAATGAATGAAATCCCATCAAATCTTGGTTATTTTAACGAAAATGAAACTTATTATCTTGTATGCAAAGCTGGAATGAGAAGTGAGCGAGCAGGTCATTATTTAGAAGAAAATGGTGTCAATGTAGTTAACGTCGAAGGTGGCATGGATGCATGGGGTGATGAAGGCTTAGAGGTCGACAGCATTTAA
- the dat gene encoding D-amino-acid transaminase — MTKILISERLVEENEANVPFNDRGYNFGDGIYEYVRVYNNRLFTARSHFERLLRSANEIGLELNYTIDGLIELVQELISANKVVTGGVYIQVTRGVAPRDHAFPTPSVKAMITGFTKSYDRPYKNLEEGINAITTEDIRWLRCDIKSLNLLGNVLAKEYATKYNAQEAIQHRGEIVTEGSSSNAYAIKDGAIYTHPINNLILNGITRKVIKEIAEVNQIPFKEEEFTIDFLKQADEVIVSSTSIEVMPVVKLNGENVGNGQVGPITKKLQEGFTNFIENNEEIAQEINR; from the coding sequence ATGACAAAAATATTAATTAGTGAACGACTTGTTGAAGAAAATGAAGCTAACGTACCATTTAACGATAGAGGCTACAATTTTGGAGACGGTATATATGAATACGTGCGTGTATACAACAATAGATTGTTCACAGCACGTTCTCACTTTGAAAGATTATTAAGAAGTGCAAACGAAATTGGTTTAGAATTAAATTATACTATTGATGGACTAATAGAACTTGTGCAAGAATTAATTTCAGCAAATAAAGTTGTGACTGGCGGCGTTTATATCCAAGTAACAAGAGGGGTTGCACCTAGAGATCATGCTTTCCCTACTCCATCGGTAAAGGCAATGATTACTGGCTTCACTAAATCATATGATAGACCCTATAAGAATTTAGAAGAAGGTATAAATGCGATTACGACTGAAGATATTCGCTGGTTGAGATGTGATATTAAAAGTTTAAATCTACTAGGTAATGTACTAGCTAAAGAATATGCGACTAAATATAATGCACAAGAAGCTATTCAACATAGAGGGGAAATAGTTACTGAAGGCTCTTCTAGTAACGCTTATGCAATTAAGGATGGGGCTATATATACACACCCAATCAATAACTTAATTTTAAATGGTATTACACGTAAGGTTATTAAAGAAATTGCAGAAGTAAATCAAATTCCATTTAAAGAAGAAGAGTTTACTATCGACTTTTTAAAACAAGCTGATGAAGTCATAGTTTCTAGTACTTCAATAGAAGTTATGCCAGTTGTAAAGTTAAATGGTGAAAATGTTGGAAATGGCCAAGTAGGACCTATCACTAAAAAGTTACAAGAAGGTTTTACTAATTTTATTGAAAATAACGAAGAAATTGCACAAGAAATAAATAGATAA
- a CDS encoding putative polysaccharide biosynthesis protein — translation MSESKELVRGTFLITLSILITKVLGVLFIIPFYAIVGGEENLAPFNYAYQPYNIAIAVATAGVPLAASKYVSKYNALGAYKVSQKLYKSSFIVMTIMGVIGFAILYFLAPNIASITLARENGVKGGWSVADITWIIRIISVVVIFIPLLATWRGVFQGYKSMGPTAVSEVTEQVARVIFILVGSYLVLNVFNGSVLFANGIATFAAAVGAIVGILTLWYYWIKRKPNIDKMVASDTTNIDVPYRKMYKEILSYSIPFVIVSLNFPLFNMVDQFTHNNALDIAGVPQKMHDYFFSILNMTTNKIVMIPTSLASGFAVSLIPFITKTFAAGQINEMHRQIRASLGVLMFITVPASLGIMALSLPLYNVFYSYNTDGGQLLFYYAPVAILIALLSVTASMLQGIDKQKLTVFVIIIAVIIKIILNTPLIYTFHTAGAILSTAIALLFAIICNFIILKKYAHFNFTETWLHFSKIFLYGFIMMIAVEISYYLIQLVISPESKLGSLIIVIIGVVVGMLVYGVITMKTHLADEFLGDLPNKIRRKLGIIK, via the coding sequence ATGAGTGAAAGTAAAGAATTGGTTCGAGGCACCTTCCTGATTACTCTTAGTATTTTGATTACTAAAGTGTTAGGTGTCCTATTTATCATTCCATTCTACGCAATTGTGGGAGGAGAAGAAAATTTAGCGCCGTTTAACTACGCTTATCAACCATACAATATTGCGATAGCAGTAGCAACAGCAGGTGTCCCTTTAGCAGCATCTAAGTATGTATCAAAGTATAATGCATTAGGTGCTTATAAGGTCAGCCAGAAGTTATATAAGTCGAGTTTTATCGTTATGACAATAATGGGTGTTATAGGTTTTGCGATATTATACTTTTTAGCACCAAATATAGCATCAATAACGTTAGCACGAGAAAATGGCGTTAAAGGTGGATGGTCCGTAGCAGATATTACATGGATAATACGCATTATCAGTGTCGTGGTTATTTTCATTCCATTATTAGCGACTTGGAGAGGTGTTTTCCAAGGTTATAAATCCATGGGACCAACGGCAGTATCAGAGGTTACTGAACAAGTTGCGAGAGTTATCTTTATCTTAGTAGGTAGTTACCTAGTATTAAATGTCTTTAATGGATCCGTATTATTCGCCAATGGTATAGCAACTTTTGCTGCAGCAGTTGGTGCAATAGTAGGTATTTTAACACTTTGGTACTACTGGATTAAAAGAAAACCAAATATAGATAAAATGGTGGCTTCAGACACTACAAATATCGATGTACCATATCGAAAAATGTATAAAGAGATTTTATCTTATAGTATTCCCTTTGTTATTGTCAGTTTGAATTTTCCATTATTTAATATGGTAGACCAGTTTACTCACAATAATGCGTTAGATATAGCTGGCGTGCCGCAAAAAATGCATGACTACTTTTTCTCAATATTAAATATGACAACGAATAAAATTGTTATGATACCGACATCATTGGCATCTGGTTTTGCTGTTAGTTTAATTCCATTCATTACTAAAACTTTTGCCGCTGGTCAAATAAATGAAATGCACAGACAAATTCGTGCTTCACTAGGCGTGTTGATGTTTATAACAGTTCCAGCTAGTTTAGGTATAATGGCATTATCGTTGCCTCTATATAATGTGTTTTATAGCTATAATACTGATGGCGGTCAGTTATTGTTTTATTACGCACCAGTAGCAATTCTTATCGCATTATTAAGTGTAACGGCTTCTATGTTACAAGGTATTGATAAACAAAAATTAACTGTCTTTGTAATTATCATTGCAGTAATAATTAAAATTATATTAAATACGCCATTGATTTATACATTCCACACGGCTGGCGCTATATTAAGTACAGCCATTGCATTATTGTTTGCTATTATTTGTAACTTTATCATTTTAAAAAAATATGCACATTTCAATTTTACAGAAACGTGGTTACATTTTAGTAAAATATTCTTATATGGCTTTATTATGATGATTGCAGTTGAAATCTCTTATTATTTAATACAACTCGTAATCTCACCAGAATCTAAATTAGGTTCACTTATTATCGTAATAATTGGTGTAGTTGTAGGTATGTTAGTATATGGTGTCATTACAATGAAAACACATTTAGCTGATGAATTTTTAGGTGACTTGCCGAACAAAATTCGTCGCAAGTTAGGGATTATAAAATGA
- a CDS encoding BaiN/RdsA family NAD(P)/FAD-dependent oxidoreductase, producing the protein MYQTIIIGGGPSGLMATVAASHENNNVLLIEKKKGLGRKLKISGGGRCNVTNRLPYEEIIKNIPGNGKFLYSPFSIFDNESIINFFESRDVKLKEEDHGRMFPISNKAQDVVDALVNTLKQNDVRVLEETTVTAITLEQDKTYTVTIDNQHTYQTHSIVIATGGTSVPQTGSTGDGYKFAEALGHSITELFPTEVPITSPEPFIKAKELKGLSLKDVALSVLKKNGNTRITHQMDMIFTHFGVSGPAALRCSQFVYKEQKNQKKQDIYMQLDVFPELNHDKVEQKIRALLKDTPHKVIKNSLHGLIEERYLLFILKQAEIDNDLTSHHLSNAKINELVNLFKGFKFIVNGTLPIDKAFVTGGGVSLKEIHPKSMMSKVSNGLFLCGEVLDIHGYTGGYNITSALVTGHVAGTSAGQFIKEKSPQS; encoded by the coding sequence ATGTACCAAACTATTATTATCGGGGGCGGCCCTAGTGGTTTAATGGCAACAGTAGCAGCCAGTCATGAAAATAACAATGTATTATTAATTGAAAAGAAAAAAGGTTTAGGACGCAAACTAAAAATTTCAGGCGGTGGACGCTGCAACGTTACGAATAGGTTACCTTATGAAGAAATTATTAAAAACATTCCTGGAAATGGAAAATTTTTATATAGTCCCTTTTCAATCTTTGACAATGAGTCTATTATAAACTTCTTCGAAAGTAGAGACGTAAAATTAAAAGAAGAAGATCACGGTAGAATGTTTCCAATTTCTAATAAAGCCCAAGACGTTGTTGATGCTTTAGTAAACACTTTAAAGCAAAACGATGTTCGTGTACTAGAAGAAACAACAGTAACTGCTATAACATTAGAACAAGATAAAACATATACAGTAACTATAGATAATCAACATACATACCAAACACATTCAATCGTTATTGCAACTGGCGGTACGAGCGTGCCACAAACTGGTTCTACAGGTGATGGCTATAAATTCGCAGAAGCATTGGGTCACTCCATTACGGAACTTTTCCCTACTGAAGTACCGATTACTTCACCAGAACCTTTTATCAAGGCAAAAGAATTAAAAGGCTTAAGCCTTAAAGACGTCGCGTTAAGTGTCTTAAAAAAGAATGGCAATACACGCATTACGCATCAAATGGATATGATATTCACTCATTTTGGTGTAAGTGGCCCTGCCGCATTACGATGTAGTCAATTTGTTTATAAAGAACAAAAAAACCAAAAGAAACAAGATATTTATATGCAGTTAGATGTGTTTCCAGAATTAAATCACGATAAAGTTGAACAAAAAATTAGAGCGTTGCTTAAAGATACTCCTCATAAAGTCATTAAAAATAGTTTACATGGGTTAATCGAAGAGCGTTACTTACTATTTATATTAAAACAAGCTGAAATTGATAATGATTTAACTTCGCATCACCTTTCAAACGCTAAAATAAATGAACTAGTAAATTTATTTAAAGGTTTCAAATTTATAGTTAATGGGACTTTACCTATTGATAAAGCGTTCGTTACTGGGGGTGGCGTGTCATTAAAAGAAATACACCCTAAGTCTATGATGTCTAAAGTCAGTAATGGCCTATTTTTATGTGGAGAAGTACTTGATATTCATGGCTATACTGGAGGCTACAATATTACAAGTGCACTCGTTACAGGTCATGTTGCGGGTACATCTGCCGGACAATTTATAAAAGAAAAATCACCCCAATCATAA
- the pepV gene encoding dipeptidase PepV, with protein MWKEKVLEYESQIIDDLKGLLSIESVRDDEKASEDFPVGPGPRKALDYMYEIAERDGFSTHDVDHIAGRIEAGQGDEIFGILCHVDVVPAGDGWDSKPFDPVVTSDKIIARGTLDDKGPTIAAYYAVKILNDMNVDWKRRIHIIVGTDEESDWLCTERYFKTEEMPTLGIAPDAEFPAIHGEKGISVFDVVQEEKAEDIDEPDYELYSFESGQRYNMVPDDALAKVLVKENMTDVIQNFEQFLVDNNLEGSSTVDSGILELRVKGKAVHGMDPSIGINAGLYLLHFLFQLKLDKTAANFVKFSEQYLFNSHFGEKMGMKFHTDSMGDVTTNMGVIKYDNQNGGKFGINLRYPEGFEYDKAMNRFAEEVNELGFKLNLGKNQVPHYVDKNDPFVQKLVQAYRNQTGDNTEPYTIGGGTYARNLDKGVAFGAMFEDSEDLMHQKNEYISKKQLLNATSIYLEALYTLCVEG; from the coding sequence ATGTGGAAAGAAAAAGTACTTGAGTATGAAAGTCAGATCATTGATGATTTGAAAGGATTATTATCAATAGAAAGCGTTAGAGATGATGAAAAAGCTTCTGAAGACTTCCCTGTAGGACCAGGTCCAAGAAAAGCTTTAGATTACATGTATGAAATTGCTGAACGAGATGGTTTTAGCACACATGATGTTGATCACATAGCCGGACGTATTGAAGCTGGGCAAGGTGACGAAATATTCGGCATCTTATGTCACGTCGATGTTGTACCAGCAGGAGATGGCTGGGACTCAAAACCATTTGATCCAGTTGTTACATCAGATAAAATTATTGCTCGTGGCACGTTAGATGATAAAGGACCCACGATAGCAGCATATTATGCAGTTAAAATTTTAAATGATATGAACGTCGATTGGAAAAGAAGAATACATATTATTGTCGGAACAGATGAAGAATCTGATTGGTTATGTACGGAGCGTTATTTTAAAACAGAAGAAATGCCTACTCTAGGTATCGCGCCTGATGCAGAGTTCCCAGCAATACATGGTGAAAAAGGAATTAGTGTCTTTGATGTAGTTCAAGAAGAAAAAGCAGAGGACATTGATGAACCTGATTATGAGTTATATTCATTTGAATCTGGCCAACGATATAACATGGTTCCAGATGATGCTTTAGCTAAAGTATTAGTTAAAGAAAATATGACTGATGTTATCCAAAATTTCGAACAATTTTTAGTGGATAACAATTTAGAAGGTAGCAGTACTGTTGATAGTGGCATATTGGAACTTAGAGTAAAAGGTAAAGCTGTACATGGTATGGATCCTTCTATCGGAATCAATGCAGGCCTTTATTTATTACACTTCTTGTTTCAACTTAAGTTGGATAAAACGGCTGCAAATTTTGTTAAGTTTAGCGAACAATATTTATTTAATTCACACTTTGGCGAAAAAATGGGTATGAAATTCCATACTGATAGTATGGGTGACGTTACTACAAATATGGGTGTCATTAAATATGACAATCAAAACGGTGGGAAGTTTGGTATTAATTTACGTTATCCTGAAGGTTTTGAATATGATAAAGCAATGAATAGATTTGCTGAAGAAGTTAATGAACTAGGCTTTAAATTAAATTTAGGTAAAAATCAAGTTCCTCATTACGTAGATAAAAACGACCCATTTGTTCAAAAATTAGTTCAAGCATATAGAAACCAAACGGGCGATAATACTGAACCTTATACTATAGGTGGCGGGACTTATGCCCGAAATCTTGATAAAGGTGTAGCATTTGGCGCTATGTTTGAAGACTCAGAAGACCTGATGCATCAGAAAAATGAATACATTTCCAAAAAGCAATTATTAAATGCTACTAGTATCTATTTAGAAGCCTTATATACATTATGTGTGGAGGGATAA
- a CDS encoding pseudouridine synthase → MRLDKFLANMGIGSRTEVKTFLKKGKVTVNDKIEKSPKKDINEAIDKIYFEGELVEYIDKIYLMLNKPKGYVSATVDDQHPTVIDLIKDYNHINIFPVGRLDKDTEGLLLITNDGDFNHQLMNPSKHVPKTYEVISKNSITKNDIDSFKKGIELHDGLTKPALLEVVDDECKSFVTIHEGRYHQVKRMFHAINNEVLALKRVKIGDLELDAHLESGDYRQLTLNDFKLLGIK, encoded by the coding sequence ATGAGATTAGATAAGTTTTTAGCAAACATGGGTATTGGTTCGCGTACTGAGGTGAAAACTTTCCTAAAAAAAGGTAAGGTGACCGTCAATGATAAAATTGAAAAGTCGCCTAAAAAAGATATTAATGAAGCCATTGATAAAATTTATTTTGAAGGAGAGTTGGTTGAATATATCGACAAAATATATTTAATGCTCAATAAGCCAAAAGGCTACGTATCTGCCACAGTAGACGACCAACACCCAACAGTTATTGATTTGATTAAAGACTATAATCATATTAATATTTTTCCAGTCGGCAGATTGGACAAAGATACAGAAGGCCTGTTATTGATTACTAATGATGGAGATTTTAATCACCAATTAATGAACCCATCGAAACATGTACCTAAAACTTATGAAGTGATTTCTAAAAATTCTATTACAAAAAATGATATAGATTCATTTAAAAAGGGTATAGAATTACATGATGGATTAACCAAACCTGCATTATTAGAAGTTGTAGATGATGAATGTAAATCATTTGTAACTATTCATGAAGGAAGGTATCATCAAGTTAAGCGCATGTTTCATGCAATAAACAATGAAGTATTGGCGCTTAAACGTGTGAAAATTGGCGACTTAGAACTCGATGCCCATTTAGAGTCAGGTGATTATCGTCAATTAACCCTAAATGACTTTAAATTATTGGGTATAAAATAA
- a CDS encoding phosphotransferase family protein, with translation MEQFYQLGWTLDSAGGASGEAYMAEQDGQKLFLKRNSNPFIAALSAEGIVPKLVWTKRIETGEVVTAQHWKNGRELSFKEMHQKRVAHLLNKIHNSKTLLNMLKRMEMEPITPDIMLRKINASLSREVLTHHVIRKALTYLEEHMPNLDARFFTVVHGDVNHNNWLLSDHDELYLVDWEGAMIADPAIDLGMLLYNYVVENQWPEWLETYGVKDTFNLQKRMKWYTVIQSIGMIQWYEEQKRYKDMNTWLKFLNEVMEHNAFI, from the coding sequence GTGGAGCAGTTTTATCAATTAGGGTGGACGCTTGATTCAGCAGGCGGTGCTTCTGGCGAAGCGTATATGGCTGAACAAGATGGGCAAAAGTTATTTTTAAAGCGTAATTCAAACCCATTTATAGCAGCATTATCTGCCGAAGGAATCGTACCAAAATTAGTATGGACGAAACGAATTGAAACGGGAGAAGTAGTAACTGCACAGCATTGGAAAAATGGAAGAGAGCTTTCTTTTAAAGAGATGCACCAAAAAAGAGTTGCGCACTTATTAAATAAAATACATAATTCAAAGACTTTACTAAATATGTTGAAAAGAATGGAAATGGAGCCTATTACTCCAGACATTATGCTTCGTAAAATTAATGCTTCCTTATCTAGAGAAGTATTAACACATCATGTAATTAGAAAAGCCCTTACCTATTTGGAAGAACATATGCCTAATTTGGACGCTCGTTTCTTTACTGTTGTACATGGTGACGTTAACCATAATAATTGGTTGCTATCAGATCATGATGAATTATATTTGGTAGACTGGGAGGGCGCAATGATTGCCGACCCTGCGATTGATTTAGGTATGTTGCTCTATAACTACGTAGTTGAAAATCAATGGCCTGAATGGCTAGAAACATATGGGGTTAAAGATACATTTAACTTACAGAAACGTATGAAATGGTATACCGTGATCCAATCAATCGGTATGATTCAATGGTATGAAGAGCAAAAGAGATATAAAGATATGAATACGTGGCTTAAGTTTTTAAACGAAGTAATGGAACACAACGCGTTTATTTAA